In Stigmatella aurantiaca, one genomic interval encodes:
- a CDS encoding S8 family serine peptidase, which produces MAALACEGPGTSSTSQQTDGYQANTAAHKVQLSAAQVAQLEKSGAKFQVIGDYGSFKLVQADDQALSALPASSVELRDNYNEILLNAGVIHTATEHGQSLRGMRPLAFSKGLHIVQFAGPVKPEWYKELEKTGVRIVTYIPNNAYIVYGDAAALSKLDSHVRASRVIQWNGDYLNDYKLDPTAYKSETPTFAIQLVKDAEVNQATLALINKLQSRDGKIRESQGYVNVVAHLTRENLFAIAERPDVISIQPYFTPRKFDERQNMIISGNLSGNGITGPGYLQWLQSKGFNTNQIADFGVDVSDSGLDNGSQTPNHFALYAGGSVSNTSRVVYNRLEGSPNSGSTIQGCDGHGTVNSHIVGGYAALSGAPHTDSSGYAYGLGVAPFVKLGSSVVFDPGSFTDPVYEDLQSRAYNDGMRVSSNSWGASSNAYNVDAQAYDALVRDAQPEGSAQANPGNQEMVILFAAGNSGSGANTVGTPGTAKNIITVGASENVHPFGGPDACSTGDNEADSANDIVGFSSRGPTSDGRKKPDIVAPGTHVSGGMAQTEGQRSGTPANPLGDALPCFDASGVCAGYNSDFHPPGQEWYSASSGTSHSTPAVAGGAALVRQYFINKALTPPSAAMTKAYLMNSAHYMTGTGANDNLFSNNQGMGLMDLGFAFDGTPRLLNDQTEANLFTATGQTRTFEGTLADTTKPFRVTLAWTDAPGATSGSAWKNNLDLSVTIGGVTYKGNVFDKGASIAGGTADERNNAESVFVPAGVTGNYTVTVTATNINSDGVPANSTALDQDFALVVYNSCDDAGEVPTGVTATVSGDNKIDVAWTTNSSASYAIYRATTAGGPYTRVATATSSPYTDTTVSGGTTYYYVVRGVECAESANSNESSATATGVCTLLPTFAGVTSVTNAAEATCGTTVNWAAGSASCGGTLSYNVYRSTTANFTPSEANRIATGVTGTSFSDTLNLTQGTTYHYVVRAAESGIAPTPVEEQNTVQKSAAPTGVITPGLNFFDDLDGNRPATPAAYWIATATAGNANTINLVSGCHYQSATSAYRFGAPNTSCGGTYPISTDATLSLGGNGSVSPSINGFTIDASATEAKMTFNLWYNFEKDYDGAYLAYSTTAATGPWTAISDVVSTTQPYVSAGGYDGALKSSTTTRIWTTQNQGANGSLKAVTVDLKALAGKKVWFAFRFYADNLYNYEGVYIDDVRLKADNIAACTTNTPPPGPAVGYKITDLPASAMAGSPVTFTVTALDAVGQTATGYTGSASFTSSDPQAVLPAPAAFTAGVASNVSITFKTLGKQTVTAKDTVTASIVGTGSTTVTPGAPAGIAFTVQPATVGAGVSIVPAVKVGLVDQFGNPVTTGTNKVTVALGNNPTGATLSGTLSVNAVGGVATFSNLSLDKVGTGYTLVATAEGIEGATATSAAFTVTAGPAAKLAFIKQPSNGPVGILNEVQVAVQDKFGNINTTSTAEVTLALDANPAGGTLTGTTKVAAVAGVATFKNLRITKLGTGYTLAATSGTLAKAVSSPFDLGAAPPFRARFTTQPSNTTAGTPISPAVQVTLYDEFDNVSTTATTPVSIALASNPSGASLNGVTTVIPVNGIAVFDDLEVDRAGSNYTLVAGASGLYPDTSKGFNVAPGSGPSVTKLVFRAAPTSVVAGETLSAVQVELQDSQGRVITSGTHTVSLYLGTNPTGASLLGATSASTVDGVATFDDLSVRKAGAGYTLRASAPTFQSAVSAAFTVTPAAAASYKLALPASVPAGTEVTLTATAYDAFRNVATPYAGAAKVTSSDAAATFPATVQFAGGKASFTVKFATGGLNTITVTDATTESLSASVQTNTTTSSGDGGGNGGGDDDDDDDSGCSATSGTDASIYLGLLVLAKYALGRKRRGQLAA; this is translated from the coding sequence ATGGCTGCTCTGGCTTGTGAAGGGCCGGGCACCTCCTCCACCTCCCAGCAGACCGATGGCTATCAGGCCAACACCGCGGCCCACAAGGTGCAGCTCAGCGCGGCGCAGGTTGCCCAGCTGGAGAAGAGCGGCGCCAAGTTCCAGGTGATTGGCGACTACGGCTCCTTCAAGCTCGTGCAGGCCGATGATCAGGCCCTGTCGGCGCTGCCCGCTTCGTCCGTGGAGCTCCGCGACAACTACAACGAGATCCTGCTGAACGCCGGTGTCATCCACACCGCGACGGAGCACGGCCAGTCCCTGCGCGGCATGCGCCCGCTGGCCTTCAGCAAGGGCCTGCACATCGTGCAGTTCGCCGGTCCCGTGAAGCCCGAGTGGTACAAGGAGCTCGAGAAGACGGGCGTCCGGATCGTCACCTACATCCCCAACAACGCGTACATCGTCTACGGGGACGCGGCGGCGCTCAGCAAGCTGGACTCGCACGTGCGTGCCTCGCGCGTCATCCAGTGGAACGGCGACTACCTCAACGACTACAAGCTGGATCCGACCGCGTACAAGTCCGAGACGCCGACGTTCGCCATCCAGCTCGTGAAGGACGCCGAGGTCAACCAGGCCACGCTGGCGCTCATCAACAAGCTGCAGTCGCGTGATGGGAAGATCCGCGAGAGCCAGGGCTACGTGAACGTCGTGGCCCACCTGACGCGCGAGAACCTGTTCGCCATCGCCGAGCGGCCGGACGTCATCTCCATCCAGCCGTACTTCACGCCGCGCAAGTTCGACGAGCGGCAGAACATGATCATCAGCGGGAACCTGTCCGGCAACGGCATCACCGGCCCGGGTTACCTGCAGTGGCTGCAGTCCAAGGGCTTCAACACGAACCAGATCGCCGACTTCGGCGTGGACGTGTCGGACAGCGGCCTGGACAACGGCTCGCAGACGCCCAACCACTTCGCGCTGTACGCCGGTGGCAGCGTCTCCAACACCAGCCGCGTCGTCTACAACCGCCTGGAAGGCTCGCCGAACTCCGGCAGCACCATCCAGGGCTGTGACGGCCACGGTACGGTGAACTCGCACATCGTCGGCGGCTACGCCGCGCTGTCCGGTGCGCCGCACACGGACTCGTCGGGTTATGCCTACGGCCTGGGCGTGGCGCCCTTCGTGAAGCTGGGCTCGTCGGTGGTCTTCGACCCGGGCTCGTTCACGGACCCCGTCTACGAGGACCTGCAGTCGCGCGCCTACAACGACGGCATGCGCGTCAGCAGCAACAGCTGGGGCGCCAGCTCCAACGCGTACAACGTCGACGCGCAGGCGTACGACGCGCTGGTGCGTGACGCGCAGCCCGAGGGCTCCGCGCAGGCCAACCCGGGCAACCAGGAGATGGTCATCCTGTTCGCCGCGGGCAACAGCGGCTCGGGGGCCAACACGGTCGGCACGCCGGGCACCGCGAAGAACATCATCACGGTCGGCGCCTCCGAGAACGTCCACCCCTTCGGTGGTCCGGATGCGTGCTCCACGGGTGACAACGAGGCGGACTCCGCGAACGACATCGTGGGCTTCTCCAGCCGCGGCCCGACCTCCGACGGCCGCAAGAAGCCGGACATCGTGGCGCCGGGTACCCACGTCTCGGGCGGTATGGCCCAGACCGAGGGCCAGCGCAGCGGCACCCCGGCCAATCCGCTGGGTGACGCGCTGCCGTGCTTCGACGCCTCGGGCGTGTGCGCGGGCTACAACAGCGACTTCCACCCGCCGGGCCAGGAGTGGTACTCGGCCTCCTCCGGCACCAGCCACTCGACCCCGGCCGTGGCCGGCGGCGCGGCGCTGGTCCGCCAGTACTTCATCAACAAGGCCCTCACGCCCCCCAGCGCGGCGATGACCAAGGCCTACCTGATGAACTCCGCCCACTACATGACGGGCACGGGCGCCAACGACAACCTGTTCTCGAACAACCAGGGCATGGGTCTCATGGACCTGGGCTTCGCGTTCGACGGGACGCCGCGTCTGCTCAATGACCAGACCGAGGCGAACCTCTTCACCGCGACGGGCCAGACCCGCACCTTCGAGGGCACGCTCGCCGACACCACCAAGCCCTTCCGCGTCACGCTGGCGTGGACGGACGCGCCGGGTGCCACGAGCGGCAGCGCCTGGAAGAACAACCTGGACCTGTCGGTCACCATCGGCGGCGTCACCTACAAGGGCAACGTCTTCGACAAGGGCGCCTCCATCGCCGGCGGTACGGCCGATGAGCGCAACAACGCCGAGAGCGTGTTCGTGCCGGCCGGCGTGACGGGCAACTACACCGTCACGGTCACGGCGACCAACATCAACTCGGACGGCGTGCCGGCCAACAGCACGGCGCTGGACCAGGACTTCGCGCTCGTCGTCTACAACAGCTGCGACGACGCGGGCGAGGTTCCCACCGGCGTGACGGCCACCGTCTCGGGCGACAACAAGATCGACGTGGCGTGGACGACCAACAGCTCCGCCAGCTACGCCATCTACCGTGCCACCACCGCGGGCGGCCCCTACACCCGCGTGGCCACGGCGACGTCCTCTCCCTACACCGACACCACCGTCTCCGGTGGCACCACGTACTACTACGTCGTTCGCGGCGTGGAGTGCGCCGAGTCGGCCAACTCCAACGAGTCCTCGGCCACCGCCACCGGCGTGTGCACGCTGCTGCCCACGTTCGCGGGCGTCACCTCGGTGACCAACGCGGCGGAGGCCACGTGCGGCACCACGGTGAACTGGGCCGCGGGCAGCGCCTCGTGCGGCGGTACCCTGAGCTACAACGTCTACCGCAGCACCACGGCGAACTTCACCCCGTCCGAGGCCAACCGCATCGCCACGGGCGTCACCGGCACCAGCTTCTCCGACACCCTGAACCTGACCCAGGGCACCACCTACCACTATGTGGTGCGCGCCGCTGAGTCCGGCATCGCCCCCACCCCGGTCGAGGAGCAGAACACCGTCCAGAAGTCCGCCGCCCCCACGGGTGTCATCACCCCGGGCCTGAACTTCTTCGACGACCTGGACGGCAACCGTCCGGCGACCCCGGCCGCGTACTGGATCGCCACGGCCACGGCCGGCAACGCGAACACGATCAACCTCGTGTCGGGCTGCCACTACCAGTCGGCCACCAGCGCCTACCGCTTCGGCGCGCCGAACACCTCGTGCGGCGGCACCTACCCCATCAGCACGGACGCCACCCTGTCGCTGGGCGGCAACGGCTCGGTCTCGCCCTCCATCAATGGCTTCACCATCGATGCGTCGGCCACCGAGGCGAAGATGACCTTCAACCTCTGGTACAACTTCGAGAAGGACTACGACGGCGCCTACCTCGCCTACAGCACCACCGCGGCGACGGGCCCCTGGACGGCCATCTCGGATGTTGTGTCCACCACCCAGCCGTACGTCTCGGCGGGCGGCTATGACGGCGCGCTCAAGAGCAGCACGACCACCCGCATCTGGACGACCCAGAACCAGGGTGCGAACGGCTCGCTCAAGGCGGTCACCGTCGACCTGAAAGCGCTGGCGGGCAAGAAGGTGTGGTTCGCGTTCCGCTTCTACGCCGACAACCTCTACAACTACGAGGGTGTCTACATCGATGACGTCCGCCTCAAGGCCGACAACATCGCCGCCTGCACCACCAACACGCCTCCTCCGGGCCCGGCGGTGGGCTACAAGATCACCGACCTGCCGGCCTCCGCGATGGCGGGCTCCCCGGTCACCTTCACGGTCACGGCGCTGGATGCCGTGGGCCAGACGGCGACGGGCTACACGGGCAGCGCGTCCTTCACCAGCTCGGATCCCCAGGCGGTGCTGCCGGCTCCCGCGGCCTTCACGGCCGGTGTGGCCAGCAACGTGAGCATCACCTTCAAGACGCTGGGCAAGCAGACCGTGACCGCCAAGGACACGGTGACGGCCTCCATCGTGGGCACCGGTAGCACCACGGTGACCCCGGGCGCCCCCGCGGGCATCGCCTTCACCGTGCAGCCGGCCACCGTCGGCGCGGGCGTGTCCATCGTGCCGGCCGTCAAGGTCGGTCTGGTGGATCAGTTCGGCAACCCGGTCACCACGGGCACGAACAAGGTCACCGTGGCCCTGGGCAACAACCCGACGGGCGCCACGCTGTCCGGCACCCTCTCGGTGAACGCGGTCGGCGGCGTTGCCACCTTCAGCAACCTGTCCCTGGACAAGGTGGGCACCGGCTACACGCTGGTGGCCACCGCCGAGGGCATCGAGGGCGCCACCGCCACCAGCGCGGCGTTCACGGTGACCGCGGGTCCTGCGGCCAAGCTGGCCTTCATCAAGCAGCCGTCCAACGGCCCCGTGGGTATCCTCAACGAGGTCCAGGTCGCGGTGCAGGACAAGTTCGGCAACATCAACACCACCTCCACGGCGGAAGTCACCCTCGCGCTGGATGCCAATCCGGCCGGCGGCACGCTGACCGGCACCACCAAGGTGGCGGCGGTGGCGGGTGTGGCCACGTTCAAGAACCTGCGGATCACCAAGCTCGGCACCGGCTACACGCTGGCGGCGACCTCGGGCACGCTGGCCAAGGCGGTCAGCAGCCCGTTCGATCTCGGCGCGGCGCCCCCGTTCCGGGCGCGCTTCACCACCCAGCCGAGCAACACCACTGCGGGCACGCCGATCAGCCCGGCCGTGCAGGTCACCCTGTACGACGAGTTCGACAACGTCTCCACGACGGCCACGACCCCCGTGTCCATCGCCCTGGCCAGCAACCCGAGCGGCGCCTCGCTGAACGGCGTCACGACGGTCATCCCGGTCAACGGCATCGCGGTCTTCGACGACCTCGAGGTGGATCGCGCCGGTTCGAACTACACCCTGGTGGCGGGCGCCAGCGGCCTCTACCCGGACACGAGCAAGGGCTTCAACGTGGCCCCGGGCTCGGGCCCGTCGGTGACCAAGCTGGTCTTCCGCGCGGCCCCCACCTCCGTGGTGGCCGGTGAGACGCTGTCCGCGGTCCAGGTGGAGCTGCAGGACTCGCAGGGCCGCGTCATCACCAGCGGCACGCACACCGTGTCGCTGTACCTGGGCACCAACCCGACGGGGGCGTCGCTGCTGGGCGCCACCTCGGCCTCCACGGTCGACGGCGTGGCGACGTTCGATGACCTGTCGGTCCGCAAGGCGGGCGCGGGCTACACGCTGCGCGCGAGTGCTCCGACGTTCCAGAGCGCGGTGAGCGCGGCGTTCACGGTGACGCCGGCCGCGGCGGCCTCCTACAAGCTGGCGCTCCCCGCGAGCGTTCCGGCCGGTACGGAAGTGACGCTCACGGCCACGGCCTACGATGCGTTCCGCAACGTGGCCACCCCGTACGCGGGTGCGGCCAAGGTGACCAGCTCGGATGCGGCGGCGACGTTCCCCGCGACCGTGCAGTTCGCCGGTGGCAAGGCCAGCTTCACGGTGAAGTTCGCCACGGGTGGTCTCAACACCATCACCGTGACGGATGCCACCACGGAGAGCCTGTCCGCGTCGGTCCAGACCAACACCACGACGTCCTCCGGCGACGGTGGCGGCAACGGTGGCGGCGACGACGACGACGACGACGATTCTGGCTGCAGCGCCACGTCCGGCACTGACGCCAGCATCTACCTGGGCCTCCTGGTCCTGGCGAAGTACGCGCTGGGCCGGAAGCGCCGCGGGCAGCTCGCGGCCTAA
- a CDS encoding spinster family MFS transporter, translating into MSLPSVVVPPAAPAPPVRAGYALFVLTLINLVNYLDRYIVSSALPAIQSEFGINNTQSGLLGTVFIVVFMLASPLGGYLGDRVPRKLLVAGGVLLWSLATGASGLASSFTALLVARAFIGIGEAGYGAVAPSIISDLYPREQRTRMLSFFYIAIPVGAAMGYGLGGWLTASYSWHVAFYAGGVPGLLLGALAFFMPEPQRGAMDEPGARTKMPFKEGLAGLASNKAFWATTLGYTLMTFSIGGLGFWMPTYMEKARGMPGDRASFIFGAITATAGLLGTLAGGWLGDRLDRKREGGGLGMSGVGLLIAAPCMYVAVNLESEPAMFATIALAQFFIFLNSGPINAAIVNCVPPAFRAFAMGLNVLCIHLLGDAISPTLIGTVADMSSLTTAIEWNALPVLFGGFALLVGAKLFRVAAPAPR; encoded by the coding sequence ATGAGCCTCCCCTCGGTGGTGGTCCCTCCCGCCGCACCGGCCCCCCCGGTCCGCGCGGGCTACGCCCTCTTCGTCCTCACGCTCATCAACCTGGTCAACTACCTCGACCGGTACATCGTCTCCAGCGCGCTGCCCGCCATCCAGTCGGAGTTCGGCATCAACAACACCCAGTCGGGCCTGCTGGGCACCGTCTTCATCGTGGTGTTCATGCTGGCCTCCCCGCTGGGGGGCTACCTGGGAGACCGGGTGCCCCGGAAGCTGCTGGTGGCCGGGGGCGTGCTGCTGTGGAGCCTCGCCACGGGGGCCTCGGGCCTGGCCTCGTCCTTCACGGCCCTGCTCGTGGCGCGCGCCTTCATCGGCATCGGCGAGGCGGGGTACGGGGCCGTGGCCCCCTCCATCATCTCGGACCTCTACCCCCGCGAGCAGCGCACGCGGATGCTCTCGTTCTTCTACATCGCCATCCCCGTGGGCGCGGCGATGGGCTACGGCCTGGGCGGCTGGCTCACGGCGAGCTACTCCTGGCACGTGGCCTTCTACGCCGGCGGCGTGCCCGGCCTGCTCCTGGGTGCCCTGGCCTTCTTCATGCCCGAGCCCCAGCGCGGGGCCATGGACGAGCCGGGCGCCCGGACGAAGATGCCCTTCAAGGAGGGCCTGGCGGGCCTGGCCAGCAACAAGGCCTTCTGGGCCACCACGCTGGGCTACACGCTGATGACGTTCTCCATTGGCGGCCTGGGCTTCTGGATGCCCACCTATATGGAGAAGGCCCGGGGCATGCCCGGGGACCGGGCCAGCTTCATCTTCGGCGCCATCACCGCCACCGCGGGCCTGCTGGGCACCTTGGCGGGAGGCTGGCTGGGAGACCGGCTGGACCGCAAGCGCGAGGGCGGCGGCCTGGGGATGTCCGGCGTGGGGCTGCTGATCGCCGCGCCGTGCATGTACGTGGCGGTCAACCTGGAGTCGGAGCCGGCGATGTTCGCCACCATTGCCCTGGCGCAGTTCTTCATCTTCCTCAACAGCGGCCCCATCAACGCGGCCATCGTCAACTGCGTGCCACCCGCCTTCCGCGCCTTCGCCATGGGGCTCAACGTGCTCTGCATTCACCTGCTGGGCGACGCCATCTCCCCCACGCTCATCGGCACCGTGGCCGACATGTCCAGCCTCACCACCGCCATCGAGTGGAACGCGCTGCCGGTGCTGTTCGGCGGCTTCGCCCTGCTCGTGGGCGCCAAGCTCTTCCGCGTGGCGGCGCCCGCGCCGCGCTGA
- a CDS encoding Ppx/GppA phosphatase family protein produces the protein MPRFATIDVGTNSVLLLVAERTPEGRFEAVLERAEITRLGRGVDQSRRLSPEGMEATLEVLTAFAQEARALGAQGIAVSATSAARDAQNGHEFLEAAQQRAGVSVEIISGALEAQLSFASVHMDFAHEAAGPLMVIDIGGGSTEFIYGNPAGQVDFRHSYDVGAVRLTERFLHADPLAAGEREQLTAFLRSTFATLPPPPPGSTLVGVAGTVTTLFTVQNRIEPYDAQRVQGGTLTRSEVEGLADRLCGLPLAERRALPGLQPKRADVIPAGALILLEAMRALKASGCRVSDRGLRWGLLAHRFGAA, from the coding sequence ATGCCTCGCTTTGCCACCATTGATGTGGGCACCAACTCCGTTCTTCTCCTCGTGGCGGAACGCACCCCGGAAGGCCGCTTCGAGGCCGTGCTCGAGCGTGCCGAAATCACCCGGCTGGGCCGCGGCGTCGACCAGAGCCGCCGCCTGTCCCCCGAGGGCATGGAGGCCACGCTGGAGGTCCTCACCGCCTTTGCCCAGGAGGCCCGCGCCCTGGGCGCCCAGGGCATCGCCGTGTCCGCCACCAGCGCCGCGCGGGATGCCCAGAATGGCCACGAGTTCCTGGAGGCCGCCCAGCAGCGCGCGGGCGTCTCGGTGGAGATCATCTCCGGAGCGCTGGAGGCCCAGCTCTCGTTCGCCTCGGTCCACATGGACTTCGCCCACGAGGCGGCAGGCCCCCTGATGGTCATCGACATTGGTGGCGGCTCCACCGAGTTCATCTACGGCAACCCGGCGGGCCAGGTGGACTTCCGCCACAGCTACGACGTGGGCGCGGTGCGCCTCACCGAGCGCTTCCTCCACGCGGATCCGCTCGCCGCCGGGGAGCGCGAGCAGCTCACCGCCTTCCTGCGCTCCACCTTCGCCACCCTGCCCCCGCCGCCCCCGGGCTCGACGCTGGTGGGCGTGGCCGGCACGGTGACCACCCTCTTCACGGTGCAGAACCGCATCGAGCCCTATGACGCCCAGCGCGTCCAGGGCGGCACGCTGACGCGCTCCGAGGTGGAGGGGCTCGCGGACCGGCTCTGCGGGCTGCCGCTGGCGGAGCGCCGGGCCCTGCCGGGGCTGCAACCCAAGCGCGCCGACGTCATCCCCGCGGGCGCGCTCATCCTGCTGGAGGCGATGCGCGCCCTGAAGGCCAGCGGCTGCCGCGTGAGCGACCGCGGCCTGCGCTGGGGGCTGCTGGCGCACCGGTTCGGAGCCGCCTGA